The following coding sequences are from one Chitinimonas sp. BJYL2 window:
- a CDS encoding MarR family winged helix-turn-helix transcriptional regulator: protein MKPEDWLRLDAQLCFRLYAASRTVTQCYQPLLAPLGLTYPQYLVMLVLWEEDGLLVKEVGERLRLDSGTLTPLLKRLEQAGHIRRERRAENQREVRLMLTDTGRALQASALGVPQGLAQALGMPVDEIVALRGLLDKLLAQSDGCADASACTTAGDQKKSA from the coding sequence ATGAAACCCGAAGACTGGCTACGCCTTGATGCCCAACTGTGTTTCCGCCTGTACGCCGCCTCGCGTACGGTGACGCAGTGCTATCAACCCCTGCTGGCACCGCTGGGCCTGACCTACCCGCAGTATCTGGTCATGCTGGTGCTATGGGAGGAGGACGGCCTGCTGGTGAAGGAGGTAGGCGAGCGCCTGCGGCTGGACTCGGGCACGTTGACGCCGCTGCTCAAGCGCCTGGAGCAGGCCGGTCATATCCGCCGCGAACGCCGCGCGGAAAACCAGCGCGAAGTGCGTTTGATGCTGACCGATACGGGTCGGGCACTGCAGGCCAGCGCGCTGGGCGTGCCGCAAGGCTTGGCCCAGGCGCTGGGGATGCCGGTAGACGAAATCGTGGCGCTGCGTGGCTTGCTGGACAAGTTGCTGGCGCAGAGCGATGGCTGTGCTGATGCCAGCGCCTGCACTACAGCCGGGGATCAGAAGAAGTCTGCGTAG
- a CDS encoding organic hydroperoxide resistance protein, with protein sequence MSVQVLYTAQATATGGREGQIASSDGVLQAKLALPREMGGPGGAATNPEQLFAAGYAACFESAVRFVARQQGVKIEQSSVTAKVGVGPRAAGGFGLTAELAVSLPGIDPAVAAQLVEVAHRDVCPYSHATRGNVDVKVSLA encoded by the coding sequence ATGTCCGTCCAAGTGCTCTACACCGCTCAAGCCACAGCCACCGGCGGCCGCGAAGGCCAGATCGCATCGTCCGACGGCGTACTGCAAGCCAAGCTGGCCCTGCCGCGCGAAATGGGCGGCCCTGGCGGTGCAGCTACCAACCCCGAGCAGCTGTTTGCCGCGGGCTATGCCGCGTGTTTTGAAAGCGCCGTGCGCTTTGTGGCCCGCCAGCAGGGCGTGAAGATCGAGCAATCGTCGGTGACGGCCAAGGTGGGCGTGGGTCCGCGAGCAGCAGGCGGCTTCGGCCTGACCGCTGAACTGGCCGTGTCGCTGCCGGGTATCGACCCCGCCGTGGCTGCACAGTTGGTGGAAGTGGCACACCGCGACGTTTGCCCCTATTCGCATGCCACACGCGGCAATGTGGATGTGAAGGTCAGCCTCGCCTGA
- a CDS encoding pseudouridine synthase: MNKPLPLERLLQSQGFGSRKAARALVQQARVAVNGVTACDPDARISPEGCVLTVDGADWPWRAQLYLALHKPAGVECSRSPQHHVSVLSLLPAHFIERGVQPVGRLDADTTGLLLLTDNGALNHTLASPRRHVPKTYVVTTKHAVDDALITALASGVLLHDETEPLAASDVRPLGSHTLEMTISQGKYHQVKRMVAAAGNRVEALHRIAMGAARLGEGVLADLPEGSWREIPEAQLRTWGWLGH; encoded by the coding sequence GTGAACAAACCCCTTCCACTCGAACGTCTGTTGCAATCGCAGGGCTTTGGCAGCCGCAAGGCGGCGCGCGCGCTCGTCCAGCAGGCGCGGGTCGCCGTCAATGGCGTCACCGCTTGCGATCCCGATGCCCGCATCTCACCAGAGGGCTGCGTACTGACGGTGGATGGTGCCGACTGGCCCTGGCGCGCGCAGCTTTATCTGGCGCTGCATAAACCCGCCGGCGTGGAGTGCTCGCGCTCACCGCAGCACCATGTCTCGGTACTGAGCCTGCTGCCTGCGCATTTCATCGAACGCGGCGTACAGCCAGTGGGAAGACTCGATGCCGACACCACCGGCCTGCTGCTGCTCACCGACAACGGCGCGCTCAACCATACACTGGCCTCGCCCAGGCGCCATGTGCCCAAGACCTATGTGGTGACCACCAAACACGCCGTGGACGACGCACTCATCACCGCGCTGGCCTCGGGCGTGCTGCTGCACGACGAGACCGAGCCGCTGGCGGCCAGCGATGTGCGCCCGCTGGGTAGCCACACGCTGGAAATGACGATCAGCCAAGGCAAGTACCATCAGGTCAAGCGCATGGTGGCGGCTGCCGGCAACCGCGTCGAGGCACTGCACCGTATCGCCATGGGTGCTGCCAGGTTAGGCGAAGGCGTGCTGGCCGATCTGCCGGAAGGCAGTTGGCGCGAAATCCCGGAGGCGCAGCTGCGGACATGGGGCTGGCTGGGACACTGA
- a CDS encoding DUF6394 family protein — protein MNLEKVIFAFFILLAFTLNFGFFIGDIDVPHQHDVYELFAAVVVNLIATVLKFGDRTQLGALHLATSLVADLQLLAAAFVWGYCLYVTGVGMTPGVTSSIVSLSGGALMANLVSVVLLIGETLQMRR, from the coding sequence ATGAATCTTGAAAAAGTCATCTTCGCTTTCTTCATCCTCCTCGCCTTCACGCTGAACTTCGGCTTCTTCATCGGCGATATCGATGTGCCGCACCAGCACGATGTTTACGAGCTATTCGCCGCTGTTGTGGTCAACCTGATCGCTACCGTGCTCAAGTTCGGTGATCGGACCCAGCTTGGCGCGCTGCATCTGGCCACCAGTCTGGTCGCGGATCTGCAGCTGCTCGCCGCTGCCTTTGTATGGGGCTACTGCCTCTATGTCACCGGCGTGGGCATGACACCTGGCGTGACGTCCAGCATCGTCTCGCTGTCAGGCGGCGCGCTGATGGCGAATCTGGTATCGGTCGTCTTGCTGATTGGCGAAACGCTGCAGATGCGCCGCTGA
- a CDS encoding TrkA family potassium uptake protein — translation MPNIFFLVLRRMRAPLITLILIYAISVIGLVLIPGIDSNGQPYRMDFFHAFYFVSYTATTIGFGEVPFPFTYGQRLWVVVCIYLSVIGWAYGLGTLFSILQDKRFQQAVQLARFSAKVRHMSEPFYLLCGYGQTGQLLAAVLARRGVRFVVIDQREEKLTELAFADYAFDVPGYAGHVGNPELLKTAGLLHPQCRGVLALTGDEQANLSVAISAYLLRPALVSICRAKTHAGAENMASFGANHVVNMFDAVGERFRMALHAPQTSRLWTVFCAFQGEALPPLIKPPRGHWVVVGFGRFGHAVHAALATEGSSVTVIDLAPPEDLPDTACVVGQGVDAATLRQAGLDHAVGLVACTDNDANNLSAIATARQLRPDLFVVARQNLTMNRALFAAIRPELNVVRSEVVAQECLRAMTTPTLLRFLELIQQRSEVWASALLREIDDLGQGQVPDNWVLEIDASRQGALHATLIEPVPALELRHLLLDPDNPRRQLACMPVLLIQRDTEILLPPPETPLHLGARILFLGQPSARRAQQATINQARTIDYVRTGIEQPNSWLFQWLARRRQQAAADQASDGNT, via the coding sequence ATGCCCAACATCTTCTTCCTCGTCCTGCGGCGCATGCGAGCGCCGCTGATAACGCTGATCCTGATCTATGCCATCTCGGTGATCGGGCTAGTGCTGATACCGGGCATCGACAGCAACGGCCAGCCGTACCGCATGGACTTCTTCCATGCGTTCTACTTTGTCAGCTATACCGCCACCACCATCGGCTTTGGCGAGGTGCCGTTCCCGTTCACCTATGGTCAGCGCCTGTGGGTGGTGGTTTGCATCTATCTGTCGGTGATCGGCTGGGCGTATGGCTTGGGCACCTTGTTCTCGATCCTGCAGGACAAGCGCTTCCAGCAAGCCGTGCAGCTCGCGCGATTCAGCGCCAAAGTCAGGCACATGAGCGAGCCCTTCTATCTGCTCTGCGGTTACGGCCAGACCGGGCAGTTGCTGGCTGCCGTGCTGGCGCGGCGCGGGGTACGCTTTGTCGTCATTGACCAGCGCGAAGAAAAGCTTACCGAACTGGCCTTTGCCGATTACGCCTTCGATGTGCCCGGCTACGCCGGCCATGTCGGCAATCCCGAGCTGCTCAAAACTGCCGGCCTGCTGCACCCGCAGTGTCGGGGTGTGCTGGCACTGACCGGCGATGAGCAGGCCAACCTTTCCGTAGCCATCAGCGCCTATCTGTTGCGGCCGGCACTGGTCTCGATCTGCCGGGCCAAGACCCATGCCGGCGCCGAAAACATGGCGAGCTTTGGTGCCAACCATGTGGTCAATATGTTCGATGCGGTGGGCGAGCGTTTCCGCATGGCCCTGCATGCACCGCAGACCAGCCGGCTATGGACCGTGTTCTGCGCGTTTCAGGGCGAAGCGTTGCCGCCGCTGATCAAACCGCCACGCGGGCACTGGGTGGTGGTGGGTTTTGGCCGCTTTGGCCACGCCGTGCATGCGGCGCTGGCGACGGAGGGGTCCAGCGTAACGGTGATTGATCTGGCCCCGCCCGAAGACCTGCCCGATACCGCCTGCGTGGTGGGCCAGGGTGTGGATGCGGCCACTTTGCGGCAAGCCGGTCTGGACCATGCTGTGGGGCTGGTGGCGTGTACCGACAACGATGCCAACAATCTCTCGGCGATTGCCACGGCACGCCAGCTAAGACCCGACCTGTTTGTGGTTGCACGGCAGAACCTGACCATGAACCGCGCGCTGTTCGCCGCCATCCGGCCGGAACTCAATGTGGTGCGCAGCGAAGTGGTGGCACAGGAGTGTTTGCGGGCCATGACCACGCCCACGCTGCTGCGTTTTCTGGAACTGATCCAGCAGCGCAGCGAGGTATGGGCCAGTGCGCTGCTGCGCGAGATCGACGATCTGGGCCAGGGCCAGGTGCCCGACAACTGGGTACTGGAAATCGATGCTAGCCGTCAGGGCGCCTTGCACGCCACGCTGATCGAGCCGGTTCCTGCACTGGAATTACGCCATCTGCTGCTGGACCCGGACAATCCGCGCCGGCAGCTGGCCTGCATGCCCGTGCTGCTGATCCAGCGGGATACCGAAATCCTGCTGCCGCCACCTGAAACGCCGTTGCATCTGGGGGCGCGCATCCTGTTCCTGGGTCAGCCCTCGGCACGCCGGGCGCAGCAGGCCACCATCAATCAGGCCCGCACCATCGACTATGTGCGCACCGGCATCGAACAGCCGAACAGCTGGCTATTCCAATGGCTGGCACGGCGCAGGCAACAAGCCGCGGCCGATCAGGCCTCGGACGGCAATACGTGA
- a CDS encoding RNA-binding S4 domain-containing protein has protein sequence MTRHDVPLRGEFIELHNLLKFCAIADSGGQAKVLVGDGLVTVDGEQELRKTRKLYAGSVVRIWDHEIHVLPSEA, from the coding sequence ATGACCCGACACGACGTACCGCTGCGCGGTGAGTTCATCGAACTGCACAATCTGCTCAAATTCTGCGCGATTGCCGATTCGGGGGGGCAAGCCAAAGTGCTGGTCGGCGACGGGCTGGTGACGGTGGATGGCGAGCAGGAGCTACGCAAGACCCGCAAGCTGTATGCGGGCAGCGTGGTGCGTATCTGGGATCACGAGATTCACGTATTGCCGTCCGAGGCCTGA
- a CDS encoding patatin-like phospholipase family protein — MQRRRLLLALPLLLAACASPPPAEPVAPSVPVAQPAPKPIRLPRIGIALGGGAAKGFAHIGVLKALEAQGLAPEFVAGTSAGSVVGALYASGMNGFTLQEQSFALDEAGIRDVSLGSGGLVKGEKLQDYINELVKQRPIDKLVKPFAAVATELDTGNRLVFRRGNTGQAVRASCSIPGVFQPVLISGKRYVDGGVVSPVPVDAARELGAELVIAVDISSKATAAKPNAGIVTIVNQAITIMGQKLGELELARAEVVIRPRVGKIGPADFDQKHAAILEGEKATQAAMPAIRAAIARWQDKQRSEGATP; from the coding sequence ATGCAACGCCGTCGCCTATTGCTGGCCCTGCCGCTCTTGCTGGCAGCCTGCGCCAGCCCGCCGCCAGCCGAACCCGTCGCGCCGTCCGTGCCGGTAGCGCAACCCGCGCCCAAGCCGATCCGTCTGCCGCGCATCGGCATTGCGCTGGGCGGCGGTGCAGCCAAGGGTTTTGCGCATATCGGTGTGCTCAAGGCGCTCGAAGCCCAAGGTCTCGCGCCCGAGTTTGTGGCCGGCACCAGCGCGGGCAGCGTGGTGGGCGCCTTGTACGCCAGCGGCATGAATGGCTTCACCCTGCAGGAGCAATCGTTCGCACTCGATGAAGCGGGTATCCGTGATGTGAGTCTGGGTAGCGGCGGCTTGGTCAAGGGCGAGAAACTGCAGGATTACATCAACGAGCTGGTCAAGCAGCGGCCTATCGACAAGCTGGTCAAGCCGTTTGCGGCTGTGGCCACTGAGCTCGATACCGGTAACCGCCTCGTGTTTCGCCGCGGCAACACCGGCCAGGCTGTGCGCGCTTCGTGCAGCATTCCCGGTGTGTTCCAGCCCGTGCTGATCAGCGGCAAGCGCTATGTGGACGGCGGCGTGGTCAGCCCCGTGCCGGTGGATGCGGCGCGTGAGCTGGGTGCGGAACTGGTGATTGCGGTGGATATTTCGTCCAAGGCCACGGCGGCCAAGCCCAATGCGGGCATTGTGACCATCGTCAACCAGGCCATCACCATCATGGGTCAGAAGCTGGGCGAGCTGGAGCTGGCACGTGCCGAGGTGGTGATCCGCCCACGCGTGGGCAAGATCGGCCCGGCCGATTTCGACCAGAAGCACGCCGCCATACTCGAAGGCGAGAAGGCCACGCAGGCCGCCATGCCCGCCATCCGTGCCGCGATTGCACGCTGGCAGGATAAACAACGCAGCGAAGGAGCCACACCATGA
- a CDS encoding error-prone DNA polymerase — translation MLPDYAELHCLSNFSFQRGASHASELVARAQALGYRALAITDECSLAGIVRAHVAAKEAGLALIVGSEFHLDDGLHLVLLAPDREAYGDLCELITLGRRRAHKGSYALARADVAALSANLLALWVPPSQPGSQDMADAHWLGQQFGDRAWLAVSLLQEGDDRQKLARLQALAAQAGLPCVATGDVHMHVRSRRALQDMLVAVRSGKPVAECGYALFPNGERHLRSRLTLGQLYPSEMLAETLRIADRCHFDLDSLRYEYPEELVPDGTTPDSHLRALAEAGLQRRFPLGVSTAVRTQLEHELSVIAELHYAAFFLTVEDVVRFARSQDILCQGRGSAANSVVCYALGITEVRPEGEASMLFERFISVERNEPPDIDVDFEHQRREIVIQYLYAKYGRDRAALAATVISYRSRSALRDVARALGFDEEQLDRLGNTLAWWDKPADLPQRLQEAGFDPASRTVQWLILLTGTLRGFPRHLSQHVGGFVFSRGPLHRLVPIENAGMKDRTVIQWDKDDLEAMRLLKVDVLALGMLTALKRTLDMVTQLRGQPMTLADIPRDDAATYDMICRADTVGVFQIESRAQMAMLPRLKPRGFYDLVVEVAIVRPGPIQGDMVHPYLRRRNGQEAIDYPEGGIDADKVKAVLQRTYGVPIFQEQVMQLAVYAAGFTPGKADQLRRAMGAWQRSGKMGTFHDELFDGMAKRGYAPEFAERIWKQIEGFSEYGFPESHSASFALLAYASSWLKCHEPAAFTCALLNSQPMGFYAPNQLIQDAARHGIVFLPVDVQHSHWDCRLEGESRPVAGHSRAQPAVRLGLRMVRGLAQAVGERIAEVRGAGSYAGPQDLQRRAALDSRALGLLADADALACFGGTRRQARWQVGGLSTVRDLADVQDVATPLPALPQARIGEEIRHDYQRLGLSLRGHPLALLRERLRHERYLSAAELAQSPDRKGVWVCGMVVGRQRPGTASGVVFVTLEDETGNVNVVMWNRIVERQRTILLGARLMAVFGMVQQQDGVLHLIARRLVDRSDWLGSLSVQSRDFH, via the coding sequence ATGCTGCCCGATTACGCCGAACTCCACTGCCTCTCCAACTTCAGCTTCCAGCGCGGCGCATCGCACGCCAGCGAGCTGGTGGCGCGTGCACAGGCATTGGGCTACCGAGCGCTGGCCATTACCGATGAGTGTTCATTGGCCGGCATAGTCCGTGCCCATGTCGCGGCCAAGGAGGCCGGCCTGGCGCTGATCGTCGGCAGCGAATTTCACCTCGATGACGGTTTGCATCTGGTGTTGCTGGCACCGGACCGCGAAGCCTATGGCGATCTGTGCGAGCTGATCACGCTGGGTCGCCGTCGCGCCCACAAAGGCAGCTACGCTTTGGCGCGTGCCGATGTGGCGGCGCTGTCTGCCAACTTGCTGGCGCTATGGGTGCCGCCCTCGCAGCCTGGCTCGCAGGATATGGCCGATGCACACTGGCTTGGCCAGCAGTTCGGTGACCGGGCCTGGCTGGCGGTGAGCTTGCTGCAGGAAGGCGACGACAGACAAAAGCTCGCCCGCCTGCAAGCACTGGCGGCGCAAGCAGGTTTGCCCTGTGTGGCAACGGGTGACGTGCACATGCACGTGCGTTCTCGCCGCGCCTTGCAGGACATGCTGGTGGCCGTGCGCAGCGGCAAGCCGGTTGCCGAGTGCGGCTACGCGCTGTTCCCCAATGGCGAACGCCATCTGCGCAGCCGGCTCACGCTGGGCCAGCTCTATCCGTCCGAGATGCTGGCCGAGACCCTACGCATTGCGGATCGCTGCCACTTTGATCTCGACAGCCTGCGCTACGAATACCCCGAGGAGCTGGTGCCCGACGGCACCACGCCGGACAGCCATCTGCGCGCGCTCGCGGAAGCCGGTCTGCAGCGACGCTTTCCGCTGGGTGTCTCCACCGCTGTACGTACGCAGCTGGAGCATGAACTGAGCGTCATCGCCGAGCTGCACTATGCGGCCTTCTTTCTGACCGTCGAAGACGTGGTCCGCTTTGCGCGCAGCCAGGACATCCTGTGCCAGGGCCGCGGTTCGGCAGCCAACTCGGTGGTTTGCTACGCGCTGGGGATTACGGAGGTAAGACCCGAGGGTGAAGCCAGCATGCTGTTCGAGCGCTTCATCTCGGTGGAGCGCAATGAGCCGCCCGATATCGATGTGGATTTCGAGCACCAGCGCCGCGAAATCGTGATCCAGTATCTGTATGCCAAATACGGCCGTGATCGTGCCGCGCTGGCAGCCACGGTCATCAGTTATCGCTCGCGCAGTGCTTTGCGTGATGTGGCCCGCGCGCTGGGTTTTGACGAGGAGCAGCTCGACCGGCTCGGCAACACGCTGGCCTGGTGGGACAAACCGGCCGATCTGCCGCAGCGGCTCCAGGAGGCGGGCTTTGACCCTGCGTCGCGCACCGTGCAGTGGTTGATCCTGCTGACGGGCACGCTGCGCGGTTTTCCGCGCCACTTGTCGCAACATGTGGGCGGCTTTGTGTTCTCGCGCGGGCCGCTGCACCGGCTGGTACCCATCGAAAACGCCGGTATGAAAGACCGCACGGTGATCCAGTGGGACAAGGACGACCTCGAAGCCATGCGCCTGCTCAAGGTCGATGTACTGGCACTCGGCATGCTCACCGCGCTCAAACGCACGCTGGACATGGTGACGCAGCTGCGCGGCCAGCCGATGACGCTCGCCGATATCCCGCGTGACGACGCGGCCACTTACGACATGATCTGCCGCGCCGACACCGTGGGGGTTTTCCAGATTGAGTCGCGTGCGCAGATGGCGATGCTGCCACGGCTCAAACCGCGCGGCTTTTACGATCTGGTCGTCGAAGTCGCCATCGTGCGGCCCGGTCCGATCCAGGGCGATATGGTGCATCCGTATCTACGGCGGCGTAATGGTCAGGAAGCTATCGACTACCCCGAAGGCGGTATCGATGCCGACAAGGTCAAGGCCGTGCTCCAACGCACGTACGGCGTGCCGATATTCCAGGAGCAGGTAATGCAGCTGGCCGTGTACGCCGCCGGCTTTACGCCGGGCAAGGCCGATCAGTTGCGCCGCGCGATGGGGGCCTGGCAGCGCAGTGGCAAGATGGGCACCTTCCACGATGAATTGTTCGACGGCATGGCCAAGCGCGGCTACGCCCCCGAGTTTGCCGAGCGCATCTGGAAGCAGATCGAGGGCTTTTCCGAATACGGCTTTCCCGAGTCGCACTCGGCCAGCTTTGCGCTGCTGGCCTATGCCTCGTCCTGGCTCAAGTGCCATGAGCCGGCCGCGTTTACTTGCGCGCTCCTGAACAGCCAGCCCATGGGCTTTTACGCGCCCAACCAGCTGATCCAGGATGCGGCGCGGCATGGCATCGTGTTCCTGCCGGTCGATGTGCAGCACAGCCACTGGGATTGCCGCCTCGAAGGCGAGTCGCGCCCGGTGGCGGGACACAGTCGGGCGCAGCCCGCCGTGCGTCTGGGTTTGCGCATGGTGCGTGGCTTGGCACAGGCGGTGGGCGAGCGGATTGCCGAGGTGCGTGGCGCAGGCAGCTATGCTGGCCCGCAGGACCTGCAACGCCGCGCGGCGCTCGATAGCCGCGCCCTGGGTTTGCTGGCCGACGCCGATGCCTTGGCCTGCTTTGGCGGCACGCGCCGGCAGGCGCGCTGGCAGGTCGGTGGCTTGAGCACCGTGCGCGATCTGGCCGATGTGCAGGACGTGGCGACGCCACTACCGGCCCTGCCGCAAGCGCGGATCGGCGAAGAAATACGTCACGACTACCAGCGTCTGGGTCTGAGCCTGCGCGGTCATCCGTTGGCCTTGCTGCGTGAGCGCTTGCGCCATGAGCGTTACCTGAGCGCCGCCGAACTGGCCCAGTCCCCGGATCGCAAAGGCGTGTGGGTCTGCGGCATGGTAGTGGGCCGGCAGCGGCCGGGTACGGCCAGTGGTGTGGTGTTCGTGACGCTGGAAGACGAAACCGGGAATGTGAATGTGGTGATGTGGAACCGCATCGTCGAGCGCCAACGCACCATCTTGCTGGGTGCCAGGCTGATGGCGGTGTTCGGCATGGTGCAGCAGCAGGATGGCGTGTTGCACCTGATCGCACGTCGGCTAGTCGATAGGTCGGACTGGCTGGGCAGCCTGAGCGTGCAGAGCCGCGACTTCCACTGA
- a CDS encoding DNA polymerase Y family protein, which produces MLWLALHFPHLPLEALQAGLTPTSAEAGASVRGIEADARVQESPLAVRAALAGAPQVDDQHGLAQPLAVSERLGRQEKVVLANAAAQRLGVHAGLRRSAAQALAPDLRLLARQPEQEAALLETLACWAMQFSPAVSLHPPQGVLIEIEGCLRYFGGLSCLCAQIAKGMPGLTLQTRAALAPTPLAAAWLARFARAGKLNAPGNWRRRLLALPLAQLPWPAEIRANLDELGLRRLSELLDLPRDGLALRLGPDWLTQLDRALGAIPDPQTAFTAPDHFARSIELGWPAEQVEALGFVARRLLQELAAFLLGRGLGVQQVVLQLVHERSQQTQIRIGFGKPTRSADAMLAIVRERLQREQLAAPVRSLGLRADTLHRLDSSPISLLGNGRDEADLDLLLARLTARLGEGAVRSLACAADHRPEYAWRNASTLPERTPLAPRPAWLLPAPLALNTRDERPWHGEPLTLLTRAERIESGWWDGDSASRDYFQAEGPSGRRYWLYRQRSDGGWFLHGLFA; this is translated from the coding sequence ATGCTGTGGCTCGCGCTCCACTTTCCGCATCTGCCGCTCGAAGCGCTGCAAGCCGGCCTTACGCCTACGTCGGCTGAGGCTGGCGCATCGGTGCGCGGTATCGAGGCGGATGCACGGGTCCAAGAATCGCCACTTGCCGTGCGTGCAGCCTTGGCAGGAGCCCCGCAGGTAGATGATCAGCACGGCCTAGCCCAGCCGCTGGCCGTGAGCGAACGACTGGGCAGGCAGGAAAAGGTGGTGCTGGCGAATGCAGCGGCCCAACGTCTGGGTGTGCATGCGGGTTTACGCCGTTCTGCAGCACAGGCATTGGCGCCAGATTTGCGCCTGCTGGCCCGCCAGCCCGAACAAGAAGCCGCGCTGCTGGAAACGCTAGCCTGCTGGGCCATGCAGTTCTCGCCAGCGGTCAGCCTGCATCCGCCACAAGGCGTGCTGATCGAGATCGAAGGCTGCCTGCGTTACTTTGGGGGCTTGTCCTGCCTCTGCGCGCAGATCGCCAAGGGAATGCCCGGATTGACGCTGCAAACCCGCGCCGCCCTGGCACCCACGCCGTTGGCTGCCGCCTGGCTGGCGCGGTTTGCCCGCGCGGGCAAACTCAATGCGCCGGGCAACTGGCGACGCCGTCTACTGGCCTTGCCCCTTGCCCAGCTGCCCTGGCCCGCCGAGATACGCGCCAATCTGGACGAGCTGGGTTTACGCCGCCTCAGCGAGCTACTGGATTTACCACGCGATGGACTGGCATTGCGGCTGGGCCCGGACTGGCTGACCCAGCTCGACCGTGCGTTGGGTGCGATACCTGATCCGCAAACTGCCTTTACTGCGCCCGATCACTTCGCGCGCAGTATCGAACTGGGCTGGCCGGCCGAGCAGGTCGAGGCGCTGGGCTTTGTCGCTCGCCGTCTGCTGCAGGAGCTGGCGGCGTTCCTGCTGGGGCGTGGTTTGGGTGTGCAGCAGGTGGTGTTGCAGCTGGTGCACGAACGCAGCCAGCAGACGCAGATCCGCATCGGCTTCGGCAAACCCACGCGCTCGGCCGATGCCATGCTCGCCATCGTGCGTGAGCGCCTGCAGCGCGAGCAGTTGGCCGCACCCGTGCGCAGCCTCGGCCTGCGTGCCGATACCCTGCACCGGCTCGACAGCAGCCCGATCAGCCTGCTCGGCAATGGCCGTGATGAAGCCGATCTGGACTTGCTGCTGGCGCGGCTGACTGCCCGGCTGGGCGAGGGCGCGGTGCGCTCGCTGGCTTGCGCCGCCGATCACCGCCCCGAATACGCCTGGCGTAACGCGTCCACCTTGCCTGAGCGCACGCCGTTGGCACCGCGCCCCGCCTGGCTCTTGCCTGCACCACTGGCCTTGAACACGCGCGACGAGCGTCCTTGGCATGGCGAGCCGCTGACCCTGCTGACCCGCGCCGAGCGGATTGAATCCGGCTGGTGGGACGGCGATAGCGCGAGCCGCGATTACTTTCAGGCCGAAGGACCGTCGGGCCGGCGCTATTGGCTATACCGGCAGCGCAGCGATGGCGGCTGGTTCCTGCATGGCCTGTTTGCATGA